The Chloroflexota bacterium DNA segment GCGGCTTTGGGCTCTTTGCCGCCAAGCCCCGCGCGGTGCTTGCCAACGTTGACGACCCCGACGCGCCCGCCGCGGCCCGCGCGACTGAAAGTCTCTCCGCCTTCGCTGTCGTCGCCGGAGAAACCGAGGCCGAGATCTGGTCGCTGGAGCCGGACGACGCCCAGGCCTTCCGGGACGATCTGGGCCTTCCCGGCACCGCCGCCGACCGCGTCGGCGCCGCCGTCATGCAGGCAGCGGGCCTGCACGTCTTCTATACCGCCAACCGCGCCGCCGCCACCGCCTGGCTATTGCCGGTCGGCGGCACGGCCCTCGAGGCCGCGGCGACGATTCACAGCGACTTTGCCCAGCGATTCATCGGCGCTGACGTCGCGCCGTGCGACGAGGTCATTTCCGCCGACGGTCTCGCGCCGCTGCGCGCCGCCGGCCGTCTCCAGCGCGTCGGGCGCGACCACGTGCTCGCCGACCGCGACGTCCTCCAGATCCACTTCAGCCGCTGACGCCGGCAATTGCGCTCGTTTGGTCCCTTCTCCCCTGGCCGGAGGAGGTGAGGATGAGGGGGAATCTGCGGCGGACGTCACCCTCACCCTTCGAGGGAGAGGGGATTTACGACACGTCGGAAACAGCGTGGGAAGCCCAGGCGTTTGCGATCACTGACTCCGTGTGCGCCGGCTGCACGGTTCCCACGATCTCCTGCAGCGAGTCCAAGGCGTGATCGCGGGCGTATGCGGCCAAGCCGTCGGTGATGGTCTCCGCCGTGCGCGGTTCACGAAACGTCGCCGTGCCCACCTGCACCGCCGCCGCCCCGGCCAGCAGGAATTGCAGCGCGTCCTCCGTCGAGGCGATCCCGCCGATGCCCACGATCGGCACGTCCACGACCTGACGCGCCTCATACACGAAGCGCAGCGCCACCGGGCGAATCGCCGGCCCCGAGACGCCGCCGCTGCCGGCGCCCAGGAACGCTCGCCGTCGCTCCACGTCGACCACCAGTCCCACGATCGTGTTGATGAGCGAAATGGCGTGGGCGCCCGCGTCCTCCACCGCTCGCGCGATGGGCCGGATGTCGCCGACGTTGGGCGACAGTTTCGCGATCACCGGCAGCTCCGTGCCCGCGAGCACCGCCGCCACCGTCGCCGCCGCGGCCTCGGGCGTCGCCGAGAAGTCCAGCCCGCCGGACACGTTGGGGCACGACAGGTTCGCCTCGATGGCGCAGACGTTGGGCAAGCCGTCGAAGGCCCCCGCCAGGGCGGTCCAGCTCTCGGCGTCGTGCGCCGACACGCTCACCACCACCGGGCACGGCAGCTCGGGCCAGATCGGCGCCTTCTCGCGCAGGACCCCCGCGACGCCGGGATTCGGCAAGCCGATGGAATTGAGCATGCCGGCGGGCGTCTCCACCGTGCGGGGCGTCGGGTTGCCCTCGCGCGCCTCCGGCGTGACCGTCTTGGTGACGATGGCGCCAAGACGGCCCAGGTCGACCAGATCGCGGTACTCGTCCCCGAATCCAAAGGTGCCCGAGGCCGTCAGCACCGGGGAGCGCAACACCAGACCGTCGCGATGGGACGGCGCGAGATTCACCGTCAGCGCGGGCGCGATCCCAGCCAGGGCCTTCCACACATCGAAAACGTCAACCACGCGACGCTAGCACACGCGTCTCGCGAATCAACTCAATTCGTTGTAGGGGCAGCCCTTGTGGCTGCCCTTTGGATACGCAACGAACAATGTCCGGCATTCCCGCGAAGGCGGGTATTCAGACTCCACTCGCTCGTAGTCAGTCCGAACGGACCGGCGGCGGCATGCAGGCCCCTCGGCTAAACTGAGCCGTCATGGAGCCGTTCTTCCGCCACATCCTCGAACGCACCGGCCGCGGCGAGCGCGTCGTCGCCGCGCTGGTGGTCGGCAGCCGCGG contains these protein-coding regions:
- a CDS encoding dihydroorotate dehydrogenase — encoded protein: MVDVFDVWKALAGIAPALTVNLAPSHRDGLVLRSPVLTASGTFGFGDEYRDLVDLGRLGAIVTKTVTPEAREGNPTPRTVETPAGMLNSIGLPNPGVAGVLREKAPIWPELPCPVVVSVSAHDAESWTALAGAFDGLPNVCAIEANLSCPNVSGGLDFSATPEAAAATVAAVLAGTELPVIAKLSPNVGDIRPIARAVEDAGAHAISLINTIVGLVVDVERRRAFLGAGSGGVSGPAIRPVALRFVYEARQVVDVPIVGIGGIASTEDALQFLLAGAAAVQVGTATFREPRTAETITDGLAAYARDHALDSLQEIVGTVQPAHTESVIANAWASHAVSDVS